One Panicum virgatum strain AP13 chromosome 9K, P.virgatum_v5, whole genome shotgun sequence genomic region harbors:
- the LOC120648663 gene encoding uncharacterized protein LOC120648663: protein MRCLTLHLRPVWQATNDGEVPVVMGAWCMPESFLPGCEEHLQGLSLEGSSISLWASSQDAGRLFPVERDLISKLQVPKVIRPRPARPVRIIICIDCSNIVVDATTSVLEVAMSNKTPREVEVELELPDALPAIVAGYNNNRVYLANDAYKAMVGQPVCPWLDSLPGAGASRRINGEVVLSVGAFSTALPLSSTGCAFPGTARISWEREEASASLTVPCAVERLTSNCNDYCYIWRFDSKKASIMYCIT from the coding sequence ATGCGTTGTCTTACCCTCCACCTCCGGCCGGTATGGCAGGCGACCAACGATGGCGAGGTGCCTGTGGTGATGGGGGCATGGTGCATGCCCGAGAGTTTTCTTCCAGGTTGCGAAGAGCACCTTCAGGGGCTTTCCCTTGAGGGGTCTTCCATTTCACTATGGGCGTCGTCCCAAGATGCAGGGCGGTTGTTCCCTGTGGAGCGTGACTTGATCTCAAAGTTGCAGGTGCCCAAAGTCATTAGGCCTCGTCCTGCTCGCCCCGTGCGCATCATCATCTGCATCGACTGCAGCAACATCGTCGTTGATGCTACCACCTCGGTACTGGAAGTGGCTATGTCCAACAAGACGCCGAGAGAAGTAGAGGTCGAGCTGGAGTTGCCCGATGCTCTCCCAGCCATCGTAGCAGGCTACAACAATAACCGTGTCTACCTAGCAAATGATGCGTACAAGGCGATGGTGGGGCAACCAGTATGCCCATGGCTTGACTCCCTACCGGGGGCTGGCGCATCTAGGAGGATCAACGGTGAGGTGGTCCTAAGTGTGGGAGCGTTTAGCACTGCATTACCCTTGTCAAGCACCGGATGTGCCTTCCCAGGCACTGCAAGGATCTCGTGGGAGCGTGAGGAGGCCAGTGCATCACTCACTGTGCCGTGTGCCGTTGAGCGCCTAACCAGTAACTGCAATGACTACTGCTACATTTGGAGGTTTGACTCTAAGAAAGCATCCATCATGTACTGCATCACATAA